The genome window AACGCCCCCGGCCAATAGGATTCGGCCACTTGCTGCCACAACTTTAACTCTGCTGGACTCCCCTGCACGTAAGGCCATAAAGCCTCCGCCGAGGCTGCCATCAAAATCAGCGGTTTGTCTTGGCTGCGGCGTTTAGCTGCAAAAATCAGCTCCGAGCGATCGGGGCTGGCAGCCAAAGCGGGTACAGTATCAGTGGGAAAGCTGACAATATAATCTCCTGAAATTGCCCCTTGAATCAAGGAGTCGATCGAAACTTGTGTCATTCGATTTTAGATTTTAGATTTTAGTTTTAGATTTTAGAAGTACGACATATTCTTGAAACCTAAAGACGATACGCTAAGGCAAACCGATCGATCCCTGCTAAATCAGAAAATATCTGAACATCACAATAACTCCCGTGACTGTCCAGCATATCAGCTACCGCCTCAGCCTGTCCCGCCATCATCTCAACCAACCAAACTCCCCCGGATTCTAAATAATCGGGAGCCGTTTCTACCAAATGCCGGATGCACTCTAACCCGTCAAAACCGCCGTCTAAGGCCAGATGAGGTTCGTGCTTCAAAACTTCCGGTTGCAGAGTCAGCACCGTGCTGCTGGGAATGTAAGGCGGGTTAGACACCATGCCGCTAACGCGACCTTTAAGAAATGCTAACGGTTCCCACCACGAACCTTGATAAAAATTAATTCGCGATTCCAAGCCCAAATTCTCAGCATTCAGCCGAGCAACTGCCAAAGCTTCCGAACTGCAATCTACTGCATAAACCCTAGCATTTGTCAACGCCGAAGCCAACCCGATCGCGATCGCCCCGCTGCCCGTCCCCAAATCCACCCAATGCGATTTGGGATTGACACCATAGCTTTTAACAGCTTCCACAGCCAAATCGATCAGCAATTCCGTTTCAGGACGCGGAATTAGCACCGCCGGCGTTACTTTGAGCGAAAAATGCCGCCAATGTGCAACTCCCGTTAAATACTGCACCGGCACCCGTTCCTGCAAGCGCCGCTGCCACAATTGAGCCAGTTCAGATAAAGACAACTTTAATTCAATTTTTGGCAAATCTTTAAACGACTCCAAACGCAGAGCCAACCTATCCAAACCAGCCAGCTCTTGCAGCAGCCAGTCGATTTCTGCTAGGGGAATGTCAGAGGATCTCGCCTCGGTTTTAGCTTGATTCACCCACTGCCAAAGCTCTAAACCAGAAACAAACATAAGGCTTTTTGGGAATTGGGCATCGGCCAAATAGGGCATCGGGAATTGGTAACTAATGACAACTGTCAACTGTCAACAGTTAACAGTCAACTGTCAACAGTTAACAGTCAACTGTCAACTGACTAACTATTAGCGAGCCGGTCGAGCTGGAGCCGGAGAGGCTGGAGCCGGCCGAGTTTGATTCGGAGCAAGCCGTGGATTTTGGCCCGCACCGGCAGGTTGGAGCGATCGCACAAATTCCAGCGACTCCCGCGACGGAATCAAAATCATTTGGGTCAAAAACGGGTCGTTCTCAGTACGCAAAGCTTCCAAAACGCTCTCCAAGTTCACCACCTCAATCTTAATTGTGGCAGTCACGTTCGGCTGCTGCTGCTTAAAACGATCGACCATTCCCTGTAAATCCTCCTTGTTAAAAAACAAGGGAATCACCTCTTGCTGACCCCGCTGAATCGTCAAATAACCATTTTCTGCGCCGCCTCTTGCCAAAAATAGAGGTACACCGTTGAATTCGTTAACTTGTTGACCAGTCTGCTGAAGTACCGTTTTAGCCGACTGCACCTGCTGCGGAGCCGGAACGAAAGCAAATTGCACTTCCTCCGGCTTGCCTTTATTTGCTTGAGTGATCTGATAAATTTCCCCCAGCGACACCGGCATCACGCGCACCGAGGCCGCCAACTGAGGATTTCTGGTTTTCAGTTGATCCACAAAAGCTTGAGCGTCTTTCTGGCTGATGAAAATTCCCGCCACGGAAGCATTACCAGTTTGACCCTGACCCTGCTTGGGAACAGAAGCGATCAGGGGCGCACCCTGAGCGTCTGTAATCGTAAATACTGGCACCGGGCGCAATTTTTCCAAAATTTGCGGCTCCGGCAGTGCCAGTGCAGACATCTTGCCAATTGGGGAGGGGCCTAGCAGAGTGCTGCCGACAATTCCCAATATTGCGCCCAAACGAACTAATGATTTCATGTTTTTTCCATCAGGAGCGATCCTGAAACACATTAACGCAAAGACTCGCGCTTTCACACGATCGGCAAAAACTGCCTCAATTTGTTTTCATTTTGAAGAAATGGAAACATCAGAGACAGTTCTGCTTCAATCTATTATTTAACATTGTGCGATCGGGATGACAGGATTTGAACCTGCGACATCCTGCTCCCAAAGCAGGCGCGCTACCAAGCTGCGCTACATCCCGGTGTTATAGTTAGCTAACCTCTAACTATTAACGCACAAAACCGCTTGCTTGTCAAGCTTTATTAAATATTTAGCTCTCTCAGCAGCTAAGGCGAAGTTTTTTTTCAGGTTGTGCGGTTTGACCCCACCCAAAAACCGATACCAGCCGCTGACTCCTATCGTGAGCAGCTCACAATTTTAGACCCTAGTTCAAGCTCCCAGATTCATCTGTGGAATAAATCTTAAATCTCAAATAGTTCCTTCGACTGAGGGCAACTCGACCGACAGGGACTTGACCTCTCAAGTGAGCGCCGATCGTCGTCCCATTGGTCGCCGAATGGCTCGCCCAAGTGTCAAATCTCAAATCGACTGACAATACTTGCACAGCTTCATAATCGCCCTGATGGCTAGATACATCCACGCCTAACTGACCGCAGGGCAAAGGTGCATTCGGTGTTGGCAGCGTCAATATTGTATTGTAGACCCTCAACAAATCAACGCCGACCTGCACCTCGCTCGCTAATCAGGATACCAAAACATACCTTTAATCCCCTCTGGATCGGCCATAAAGCCCAAATTGCGGTAAAAATCCACCACATGAGGGTCAGCAAATAAGGTAATGTTGCTGATATCTTCACTGCGGAGTTTTTTAATGATGTATTTCATCAGTGCCTTGCCCATGCCTTTGCCCTGGTAGTCGGGATGAACTACCACATCCCAAAGCGTGGCATTAAAAGCATGGTCTGAAGTCGCTCTGGCGAAACCCACCAGCCGTCGCTGGCTGCCCCGCATCTCCCACATAGAGACGACTAAGAAGCTGTGCACAATAGCTTTTTTGACTTTACGCAGGGGACGGCGGGACCAACCCACTGCATTACAAAGTTCTTCGAGTTCGTAGAGGTCAATGTCCCGATCGCAACTGAAAAAGATGCGAGCGTTGCCGCTGGCGGGTTTGCGAAACGTTGGGGAAAGCGGATCGCCTAACCCAACAGCCACATCTTCCTCAAAATCCGCTGTTTGGGGTACAGAGGCAGACTCAGAACTACTAAATAAGTTTTTCCAAAAACCCATGCAGGCGCGGTTAAGGTAGTAGAAGTTGGACGACGAGAAAGAGAACCAGACAGATAAACCCACTCCGATCGGCGTAGGAGCAATTGCCGGTAGCCTCTTGAGGAACAGTTTACGGTACACTCATCTTACGCCGAAAACAGGGATTTGTCGTCCAACATTGAGTCTGCGCTTTTTTGATTCTCGTCAAGTTTGGTAGAACTGTTCTGCTAGCCAGTGCCCGGACAACCCGCTTTTAAGGTAAAATTTGTTGCCGAACCAGGACAGAGGCATTTTGGGAAATGCTTCTTTTGAGTGCCGCCGATCGCGCCGGAACTTATACCCTTGGTGGGAAATACCACTGGAATGGCGCAACGGTGACATTCTCGTGATAAGTTCTCAGACAGATTTGACTTTTGCTTTTAGTGAGGAGACGGGCACAATTTAAGTCGAATCGTCGAATCGAAAATCCCATTGCCATAAGGCATGGAAGAGCAAGACTTAAGTGCCAAATAGTTCGCTAAAAATATCTATAGTTAATCATTGAGGAGAATTTTTGTGTTTGCCGTCAAGCGAGCGCTCAAATTGAATAACCCGGAAGCGACTTTGATGGCAAAACACGCAGGATTTAGGCGGGTAGTGTTTAACATGGGGTTGAGCTTGCGGACTCAAATGTATAGCGAGGGCCCATTCACAGACTCAAAGGTACTCAACGAAGTTAAAAAAGTTCTGACCAACCACGTTAAGAAACAGTCTGAATTCGGCTGGATGAACCAGTTGTCTAGTCGAGTTTACCAAAATGCGTTAATCGATCTAAAAGATGCGTTTAGTCGGTATCGCTCTGGGAAAGCAGGTCATCCAAGATTCGCTAGTCGCCGCTGGGGTCAATCTTTTACAGTCGATTCGTCGAACGGAAAAGTTCTACTAAGCGCTGGCAACACTATAAAGATTCCTACCTTGGGAACTTTTCGGCTCTACGAAGCCCTAGAATGCGGTTACGTGTCTCAAACTTTTACGATTTCAAAAGAAGGAAGTCGTTGGTTTGTGTCATTCTGCGTAGATGCAGAACTTTTGCCTGTTCAACAATCTGAAAGCTCTGTAGGAATCGATGTAGGAATTAATTCTTTTGCCACGCTGTCAAATCAGCAGGTTTTTGATGGGCCAAAGCCGTTAAAGCAAGCGAAAACCAAACTTGCTAAATTGCAACGCCAAGCATCTAAACAGGTAAGAGGTTCTCAAAACCAGCGTAAAACCTACGATAAAATCCGTCGGCTCCATGCACGGATAGCTAATATTCGTTTAGACTTTCTTCACAAGCTAACAACTTATTTAGCCCAAACTTTTAAGCTAATTAAGATTGAAAACTTGAATGTTCAAGGAATGATGGCGAATCACAAGTTAGCTGGGGCAATATCGGATCTAGGGTTTTACGAATTCAAACGTCAACTCGATTATAAGTGCAAAATGTATGAGGCAAATTTAGTCTTGGTAGACCAATGGTTCCCCAGCACTAAAACTTGCTCGAATTGTGGCACTAAAAAAGGTATGCCACTAAGCATTCGGACTTTTGACTGTCCTGCTTGTGGCATATCTTTAGATCGTGATTTCAACGCCAGCATCAACATTTTAAACTGGGAACCCTCGGCTGGAGGGGGATAGCCTACTTATCTTGGGATCAGCCGTCTACCCAACAGCGTAGGAAGTGAACTCGAATTGTGTCTAAAAATGAGTTTAGATAAGTTTAGGCAAGTTTCATAAAGCAGTCAATACCAGTATATCTCCCGCACCTTCTCCTCAATTATGGCTTCGGGTTTAAAACCATCTACACTAGAACTTCTCAAGCGCTTTAACCGAGCGTTTCCGCAGTTTTACGAGCAATTTGTCAGCAGCGAAATCCAGTTGCAAAACCTCAAATTGGCTTACCAGCTTTACAAAACTCGGCAAGCAGTCATCGAAATCCGAGCCGAAGGTAACAAAAGTGCCCTGCATTTTGCTTACCGGAACCAGTCTTTTCTATTGAGCGATATTTTTGGAGTGCTCGCGGCCTACGGACTGACGATTCACAGTCTGAGTCTGTACGGTCAAATTTACCCGCCCATGCTGGTATTTATCAAATTGGTCGTATCTCGCGGTGGCAAGGTACTGGCAGATAAAACAGCAGAAAACGTCTGTAGAGCCGTTCGAGAGGCATTGGCGGGACATTTTGAGGTTGAAGAGATGTTGGCGGTGGAATTTAATTTAGACGCGGGTTTAGAAGATGTGGCGACTGAATTCTACGTCGATCCGGTTTTCCACTTGCCAGCTTTGCTGATTGAAGCAGATAATCAACCTGGACTTTTTTACAAAGTTATGTATGCCATTTGGCAAGAGGATTTGTTGGTTGTAAATGCTAATTTGCTGGTTTGGCGGGGGCGAACTCGCCTAATTCTCTACTTGTTGGGGCCCAATGAAAGTTTAATTCCCGAATATCTCGGGCAGAAAATCGCTGAGGGGGTGCGACAAAGATTGCTGGGCGAGCGATTTTAGGACAAGCTGCCGATGCTCCCTAAATAACTAGATTTCTATAAGTAGACATTAGTTTGCAGAAGTTTTCCAGTGAGACAGGATAAAAAGCTCGGCAAAATTGTTCGTACAAACGAGTGTAGATAGCGGTTCTCATAAACACGGGACACGCCGAAACGATGTTGTCAAGCTTTTTAAGTTTGATGGTGTATTTCATCTACAAAATAACCGCCATAATAGAAAAGACGTGCCAGAGAAATAGGCGAGTTTAACAAGCAATAGTCCGGACTGTTTTTAGTTCCTACTCACAAAACAGCGATTTTCTCTTGGTAGCTCGATTGCCGAATCGCTTAGAAAGCCTTCTACGGTTGGCAATCAAAAACTGTCCCAAGTATTGAATAAGTGCTATAGCCTTGCGATCGAAAGATGAGGTACTCTAGGGCATAGACCTCCGTGGGCATACCTCACTTGTTTGAGAAAGGCTATACTTTCGTTTAAGACGGAATTAAAACCTCATAATAAACAGGTTTTAATTCCGTCAACATTCTGGAGTAGCAAGACACGCTGACAATTGGGAGAACGGGATAATGCTGGAAATATTGGCGTTTAGAGCAACGGATCAAACCGTAAAACTCCCTACAGCCAGGGAATGACACAAACGCTGGGCAACTAAAGTTAAAAGTTCTTATC of Oscillatoria nigro-viridis PCC 7112 contains these proteins:
- the prmC gene encoding peptide chain release factor N(5)-glutamine methyltransferase translates to MFVSGLELWQWVNQAKTEARSSDIPLAEIDWLLQELAGLDRLALRLESFKDLPKIELKLSLSELAQLWQRRLQERVPVQYLTGVAHWRHFSLKVTPAVLIPRPETELLIDLAVEAVKSYGVNPKSHWVDLGTGSGAIAIGLASALTNARVYAVDCSSEALAVARLNAENLGLESRINFYQGSWWEPLAFLKGRVSGMVSNPPYIPSSTVLTLQPEVLKHEPHLALDGGFDGLECIRHLVETAPDYLESGGVWLVEMMAGQAEAVADMLDSHGSYCDVQIFSDLAGIDRFALAYRL
- a CDS encoding Tic22 family protein, whose amino-acid sequence is MKSLVRLGAILGIVGSTLLGPSPIGKMSALALPEPQILEKLRPVPVFTITDAQGAPLIASVPKQGQGQTGNASVAGIFISQKDAQAFVDQLKTRNPQLAASVRVMPVSLGEIYQITQANKGKPEEVQFAFVPAPQQVQSAKTVLQQTGQQVNEFNGVPLFLARGGAENGYLTIQRGQQEVIPLFFNKEDLQGMVDRFKQQQPNVTATIKIEVVNLESVLEALRTENDPFLTQMILIPSRESLEFVRSLQPAGAGQNPRLAPNQTRPAPASPAPARPAR
- a CDS encoding GNAT family N-acetyltransferase; amino-acid sequence: MGFWKNLFSSSESASVPQTADFEEDVAVGLGDPLSPTFRKPASGNARIFFSCDRDIDLYELEELCNAVGWSRRPLRKVKKAIVHSFLVVSMWEMRGSQRRLVGFARATSDHAFNATLWDVVVHPDYQGKGMGKALMKYIIKKLRSEDISNITLFADPHVVDFYRNLGFMADPEGIKGMFWYPD
- a CDS encoding RNA-guided endonuclease InsQ/TnpB family protein, which encodes MFAVKRALKLNNPEATLMAKHAGFRRVVFNMGLSLRTQMYSEGPFTDSKVLNEVKKVLTNHVKKQSEFGWMNQLSSRVYQNALIDLKDAFSRYRSGKAGHPRFASRRWGQSFTVDSSNGKVLLSAGNTIKIPTLGTFRLYEALECGYVSQTFTISKEGSRWFVSFCVDAELLPVQQSESSVGIDVGINSFATLSNQQVFDGPKPLKQAKTKLAKLQRQASKQVRGSQNQRKTYDKIRRLHARIANIRLDFLHKLTTYLAQTFKLIKIENLNVQGMMANHKLAGAISDLGFYEFKRQLDYKCKMYEANLVLVDQWFPSTKTCSNCGTKKGMPLSIRTFDCPACGISLDRDFNASINILNWEPSAGGG